One segment of Neoarius graeffei isolate fNeoGra1 chromosome 20, fNeoGra1.pri, whole genome shotgun sequence DNA contains the following:
- the LOC132869227 gene encoding uncharacterized protein LOC132869227 gives MVLLLLAYFGEKEEAMFCHVDETCLAEEVDFSNVALTPTIVVCGQSCFSSRRMMLSLDRVIVNDQMTSFIQSLCMMFGSYYCFNIHYPSQLASTLEFLQSGGMVKHRSVTGGRSQGSIEPLQWCRNPGSRVEHQPISPMESSPFADLVHALTTAQQSQHQALVTLRKEQERRFEALVLAQQEDREAFRHLLASAGSTSAPAAGLSPLTVTKMGPQDDPEAFITIFEQVAEASGWPMEQRVARLLPLLTGEAQLAALQLPADSRLAYADLRRAVLQRVGRTPEQQRQRFRALRLEEVGRPFAFGQQLRDACWRWLRADDRDAEGIIDQVVLEQFIARLPAGTAEWVQCHRPASLDQVVEQVEDHLAAVPAAGQQMVATLLSSSFSLSPSFCVPSSPHSPTAETGAGTTPVGPLHPRCPPVSPFCVLIK, from the exons ATGGTGTTGCTTCTCCTCGCTTACTTTGGTGAAAAGGAGGAGGCCATGTTTTGCCATGTTGACGAGACCTGTCTGGCTGAAGAAGTGGACTTTTCCAATGTTGCCTTAACTCCCACGATAGTTGTATGTG GACAGTCCTGTTTTTCCTCCCGACGGATGATGCTCAGCCTTGATCGGGTCATCGTGAATGACCAGATGACCTCTTTCATCCAATCGCTGTGCATGATGTTTGGCAGTTATTACTGTTTTAATATTCATTACCCATCACAGCTCGCATCCACCCTGGAGTTTCTTCAGag cgggggcatggtcaagcaccggtctgtgacaggagggcggagtcagggaag tattgaaccgttacagtggtgccgaaacccgggatccagagtggagcaccaaccgatcagccccatggagtcctccccgtttgccgacctggtccacgccctcaccacggcccagcaaagccagcaccaggcgctcgtcacactccggaaggaacaagagcggcgcttcgaagccctggtgctggcccagcaggaagaccgcgaggcgttccggcacctcctcgcatcggcggggtccaccagcgctccggccgcgggcctgtctcccctcactgtcaccaagatgggcccgcaggacgaccccgaggcgttcatcacgatatttgaacaggtcgcagaagcctcggggtggccgatggagcagcgcgtggcgcgcctcctccccctgctaacgggagaggcacagctggctgcgctacagctccccgccgacagccggctggcctacgcggacctccgccgggccgtcctccagcgcgtggggcgcacgccagagcagcagcgccagcgtttccgcgctctgcgcttggaggaggtcggccggccgttcgcgttcggccagcagctccgggacgcctgctggcggtggctgagggccgacgatcgcgacgccgaggggatcatcgaccaggtggtgctggaacagttcatcgctcgcttaccagcaggaaccgcagagtgggtccagtgccaccgcccggcgtcgctggatcaggtagTCGAGCAGGTGGAGGATCATctagcggctgttccggcggcaggacagcagatggtggctactcttctctcctcttctttctctctctccccctcattctgtgtcccgtcctcgccccattcccccaccgcggagacgggggctggcaccaccccagtcggcccgctgcacccgcggtgccctcctgtttctcccttctgtgtcttaattaagtaa
- the LOC132869032 gene encoding galectin-3-binding protein B-like, with product MAGKDMDSSHEFHMDHSLGLTEGLGRLFDRGDNCDFSILVRDLNEDKVGQKTFCVHRLIFFLYPQFNISNSSNNLTIEVSQPCHPHISSFLRYLYTRKIDITISSAQCLHQLSYIYQLYQLLEEIGKVFTLLLHQDSTFQTQVSLYEYGVRTKDMLLQENVLQYLSWNFEFLVASPVWKIVSIHLIEALLSRSDLVVKDEFFVLQALEDSMKEKGETVSIEDKVNLLSHIRFPMIPVEKLYDFQYSSGMYQGNEVFYHSALLKGFQFNTLPFSKIKEHFNNFEDYLPRIYTAEPWSTIINYTSNSGSNNYYDSRYNTHYGYNSLSFMTPVHNSVIYRHQTINWQVQVLQNKWECSQQGFYCDSLPVARLLSQYSVRNYESTVRFNNKLILSCRAENLVFHVQDFKSGKAIVPTNSSMDLPHPCPDDYSFTFVVRPEYI from the exons ATGGCAG GAAAAGACATGGACAGCAGCCATGAGTTCCACATGGATCACAGCCTGGGCCTCACTGAAGGGCTCGGGAGGCTTTTTGATCGTGGTGACAACTGCGATTTCAGCATTCTGGTCCGAGACCTCAATGAAGACAAAGTGGGACAGAAAacattttgtgtccatcggctaaTTTTCTTTCTCTACCCTCAATTTAATATCTCTAATAGCTCCAACAACCTCACAATTGAAGTTAGCCAACCCTGCCATCCCCATATCTCCAGCTTCTTGAG GTATCTGTACACACGCAAGATTGACATCACCATCTCATCAGCCCAGTGCCTACACCAGCTATCCTATATTTATCAGCTGTATCAGCTTTTGGAGGAGATAGGCAAAGTCTTTACCTTGCTCCTTCATCAGGACAGTACCTTCCAGACCCAAGTGTCCCTATATGAGTATGGTGTCCGTACAAAGGACATGCTGCTTCAGGAAAATGTTCTTCAGTACCTCTCCTGGAACTTTGAATTCCTTGTTGCCTCTCCAGTGTGGAAAATTGTCTCCATACACCTGATAGAGGCACTTCTGTCTCGTTCAGATTTAGTGGTGAAGGATGAGTTTTTTGTGCTTCAGGCCCTAGAAGACTCAATGAAAGAGAAAGGAGAGACAGTTAGTATAGAAGACAAGGTCAACCTACTGAGTCACATCCGCTTCCCCATGATTCCAGTAGAAAAACTTTATGATTTTCAGTACAGCTCAGGCATGTACCAAGGCAATGAAGTGTTTTACCACAGTGCTTTGCTGAAAGGCTTCCAATTCAATACACTGCCTTTCTCAAAGATCAAAGAGCATTTCAATAACTTTGAAGACTATCTGCCTAGGATATACACTGCTGAGCCATGGAGCACTATCATCAATTACACTTCCAACAGTGGCTCAAACAATTACTATGACTCTCGTTATAACACACATTATGGCTATAATTCTCTCTCATTTATGACTCCTGTCCATAACAGTGTGATTTACAGGCACCAAACAATCAACTGGCAGGTGCAGGTTCTTCAGAATAAATGGGAATGCTCTCAGCAAGGTTTCTACTGTGACTCTTTGCCTGTAGCCAGACTTTTAAGCCAATACAGTGTGAGGAATTATGAGAGCACTGTTCGCTTCAACAACAAGCTGATTCTCTCATGCAGGGCTGAAAACCTTGTGTTCCATGTCCAAGATTTTAAAAGTGGTAAAGCTATAGTTCCAACCAACAGCAGTATGGATCTGCCTCATCCCTGCCCTGATGACTATAGCTTTACTTTTGTTGTGCGTCCAGAGTACATTTGA